The following proteins are encoded in a genomic region of Xenopus laevis strain J_2021 chromosome 3L, Xenopus_laevis_v10.1, whole genome shotgun sequence:
- the LOC121401328 gene encoding olfactory receptor 11L1-like, whose product MQMNNHSMVTEIFLLGFQHLNNFKILIFSLILLIHILTIYENVLVIVLVTISQDLHSPMFFFLQHLSLSDLLQSMVIVPLLLKTVINEGAKISLIGCIVQLYFFAVTESLQCFFLTVMSYDRYLAICNPLCYSSIINHKLCVKLILMSWLLVLSFTPVSLITAATQEFCNQNTINHFFCDYFPLLELSCSEATLGRILAMAMSVPVILFPFLLITGSYICIAHEILKITSNIGRQKAFSTCSSHLAVVSIFYGSLIVTYLIPTRNQSQTIGKLLSLLYTVVTPFINPMIYSLRSTDMKNALKKIIQ is encoded by the coding sequence ATGCAAATGAACAATCACTCAATGGTCACAGAGATTTTCCTTTTGGGATTTCAGCATCTCAACAATTTCaagattctaattttttctttgattcttttGATTCACATATTGACCATCTATGAAAATGTCCTTGTCATAGTATTGGTAACAATTAGCCAAGATCTTCATTCTCCCATGTTCTTCTTTCTCCAACATCTCTCCTTATCTGATCTCCTGCAGTCCATGGTTATTGTTCCCCTCCTGCTCAAAACTGTGATAAATGAAGGAGCTAAAATATCCCTTATTGGCTGTATTGTACAACTTTATTTCTTTGCTGTCACTGAATCTTTACAGTGTTTCTTTCTAACtgtgatgtcctatgacagatatttGGCCATCTGTAATCCTCTGTGTTATTCTtcaataataaatcacaaattgtgTGTTAAATTAATTCTCATGTCATGGCTGCTAGTCCTCAGCTTTACACCAGTTAGTTTGATTACTGCAGCTACACAAGAGTTCTGCAACCAAAATACCAtcaaccatttcttctgtgattatTTTCCTCTTCTGGAACTTTCCTGCTCAGAAGCCACTTTAGGACGAATATTGGCAATGGCTATGTCTGTCCCTGTGATTCTTTTCCCCTTTTTACTCATCactggatcctatatctgtattgccCATGAAATCCTAAAGATAACGTCCAATATTGGGAGACAAAaggccttctccacctgcagctcccacttggctgtggtctccatattttatgggagtCTCATTGTTACTTATCTAATTCCCACAAGAAACCAGTCACAGACCATTGGAAAACTTCTTTCACTTTTATACACAGTAGTGACTCCTTTTATTAACCCAATGATTTACAGCTTGAGAAGTACAGATATGAAAAATGCCCTTAAAAAGattatacaataa